In a single window of the Acyrthosiphon pisum isolate AL4f chromosome X, pea_aphid_22Mar2018_4r6ur, whole genome shotgun sequence genome:
- the LOC103311491 gene encoding cysteine-rich PDZ-binding protein, with amino-acid sequence MVCEKCEKKLGITATPDPWKQGCRNAIDTNSVNKQDNKHLQTIGKIKTLSGSKVSSKSSLKTGSSSVMYSFGACRICKQKVHEPGRHYCQSCAYKKGICAMCGVRILNIKSYKQSAT; translated from the coding sequence ATGGTTTGTGAGAAATGTGAGAAAAAATTGGGTATAACGGCTACTCCCGATCCTTGGAAACAGGGATGTCGTAATGCCATCGATACCAATTCAGTAAATAAGCAGGACAACAAACACCTACAGACTATAGGAAAAATCAAGACACTATCTGGCTCCAAAGTATCATCGAAATCTTCACTCAAGACCGGATCATCTTCGGTTATGTATTCATTCGGTGCATGCAGAATATGCAAACAGAAGGTACATGAACCAGGAAGACATTATTGTCAAAGTTGTGCATACAAGAAAGGTATATGTGCCATGTGTGGCGTAcgcattttaaacattaaatcttATAAGCAATCTGCTACTTGA
- the LOC103311490 gene encoding Na(+)/H(+) exchange regulatory cofactor NHE-RF1: MSSHDANNEQEPQQVAEPTVRLCVLRTWPDHFDGYGFNLHAEKSKTSASSPNGGLPFSGGQFVGKVDRGSPAESAGLREGDRIVQVDGVDIDGETHSKVVARIKKGSAGDGAEDDNESVSRCSLLVVDRRADTYYREKGIRVHADMGLQVLVLRTPEEPTPECLAQQPQNAPNPKNAAVADDAGAKQQPNDNDETAKAANSTTSTATTLNLNMTAAELRRRLAERKKQDSRRPGGAGDGSLDFRKKYEIVDKL; the protein is encoded by the exons ATGTCGTCCCACGACGCTAACAACGAACAGGAGCCGCAGCAGGTGGCCGAGCCAACCGTTCGGCTGTGCGTGTTGCGCACATGGCCTGACCACTTTGACGGGTACGGGTTCAACCTGCACGCCGAAAAGTCAAAAACATCCGCGTCGTCGCCCAACGGTGGTCTGCCATTCTCCGGCGGACAGTTCGTCGGCAAGGTGGACCGGGGCAGCCCGGCCGAGAGCGCCGGTCTCCGGGAGGGAGACAGGATCGTTCAGGTGGACGGAGTGGACATCGACGGCGAGACGCACTCCAAGGTGGTCGCCCGCATCAAGAAGGGCTCTGCCGGGGACGGCGCCGAGGACGACAACGAATCGGTTAGCCGCTGTTCGCTACTGGTGGTCGACCGCCGGGCAGACACGTACTACAGGGAGAAGGGCATCAGAGTGCACGCCGACATGGGACTTCAGGTACTGGTGTTGCGCACGCCTGAGGAGCCGACGCCCGAATGCCTTGCGCAGCAGCCGCAGAATGCCCCGAACCCGAAAAACGCCGCGGTGGCCGACGACGCAGGAGCAAAGCAACAG CCGAACGACAACGATGAGACTGCAAAGGCTGCCAACTCTACGACTTCCACCGCTACGACGTTAAATCTGAACATGACGGCTGCTGAGTTGCGCCGGCGATTGGCTGAACGCAAGAAGCAAGACTCTCGACGCCCCGGCGGTGCTGGAGACGGATCGTTAGATTTCCGTAAAAAGTACGAGATCGTCGACAAGttgtga
- the LOC100162403 gene encoding ATP synthase mitochondrial F1 complex assembly factor 1 (The RefSeq protein has 5 substitutions, 1 non-frameshifting indel compared to this genomic sequence): MLMALNRHMLHNSLLKFQQHLATSSNTLKVVASNVANNNGLTQTNRSSSSFRQQSSSSDSEGEETLKNNPYYTAYAEKLGDLKKKNASAYREALRRLREKQQETIDTVDASVVNATDTKSDKINSTETKPQAKPKRRPSQTLLVKPKTLEQVMNIELLRDKSWRDVSEIWLAYHRTRDETLSAVIPLNQFEEFYNQSIKYPMFLLPLPRNTSGYEFIFAQFQHYQENSMSNCTVHLTPLISYQTFNENAPECMTIKYYTDLCNNDKTIEHSGSDDESCVLMRSTYDGKLLSAAEAACLVNQLRIFYAVDSGVAEKEKLLKSFNEGDVTFKHSDVIALVETLSI; encoded by the exons ATGCTGATGGCGTTAAATCGACATATGTTGCATAATAGTCTTTTAAAGTTTCAACAACATTTAGCAACCTCGAGTAATACATTAAAAGTGGTTGCTTCAAATGTTGTGGCTAATAACAATGGACTGACCCAAACCAATAGTAGGTCTAGTTCATTTCGACAACAATCCTCTTCTTCGGATAGTGAAGGAGAAGAAACTTTAAAAACCAACCCATATTACACAGCTTATGCCGAAAAATTGGGAGatcttaaaaa aaaaaatgctAGTGCCTACCGTGAAGCATTACGACGCTTACGTGAAAAACAACAAGAGACTATTGATACTGTTGATGCATCAGTAGTAAATGCTACAGACACGGGGTCTGACAAAATTAACAGTACTGAAACTAAACCACAAGCAAAACCAAAACGAAGACCATCTCAGACACTATTAGTCAAACCAAAA ACTCTAGAACAAGTTATGAACATAGAATTGTTACGTGACAAATCATGGCGAGATGTATCTGAGATATGGCTGGCGTATCATAGGACACGTGATGAAACTTTAAGTGCTGTTATTCCTCTAAATCAGTTTGaagaattttataatcaatCTATTAAATATCCCATG tttttattacctCTTCCACGCAACACTAGTGGTTACGAGTTCATATTTGCCCAGTTCCAGCACTATCAAGAAAATTCAATGTCCAACTGCACAGTCCACTTAACACCATTGATCAGTTatcag ACGTTTAACGAAAACGCTCCAGAATGTATgactattgaatattatacagacCTTTGCAACAATGACAAAACGATTGAACACAGTGGGTCTGATGATGAATCGTGTGTTTTGATGAGATCTACGTACGATGGGAAATTATTATCTGCCGCTGAAGCAGCTTGCTTAGTCAACCAGTTGCGTATATTTTACGCAGTAGATTCTGGAGTTGCAgagaaagaaaaacttttaaaatcgtTCAACGAAGGAGATGTAACATTCAAACACTCTGATGTAATTGCTCTAGTAGAAACTTTgagcatttaa
- the LOC100159015 gene encoding mannosyl-oligosaccharide glucosidase, producing the protein MDMGVAVKKKTSSPTPTVRFSPTTAIIDRQGILKTEGRRQPKAQSESNRDNIYEDKFTLSRTWILSTIVLLCGIVALTYRGYLDTRAVNYPYEGPKVIQKNSDLTLWGTYRPGAYFGLRTKEALGKGSVAAGLMWYSQHSLMRTGSIDSSIRHMCDNAHENLVYGYVEHDTVNYGHQVINDGKENGFKLQTIFLRPNNNGKTDTSNTDWTTRIIYETNNSASSVSLVWYVYIDPGEDEQLLNNEEYSLGILKGVDGILGTPLVTIMGSTPSLSDFKMSIIPIPPNNTNNFSTPALHINTSISSSWCPNAAMLKQCLAKSMAIRRQPVKEPGISSQIMLVDEKYSIHDNSHQTSNLLKNFVALQVTITPNSKKDITSKFRSYSLDVAYTQKNKYTNKALFKDVSPLLVSDKFSSVHTEYSNRFQQKFQNTFPIKMKDNTADKSLLLDFAKVTFSNMAGSLGYFYGSSLVRDDDDENNLSNGGVSEIDIVDAVKYWRAGLLTAVPSRSQFPRGFLWDDGFHGLMLGRWSVDLQLQILGHWMDLLNHQGWIPREQILGSEARSRVPEEFVVQSSRAANPPTLLLTVDLLLRQIKQRRQAKDDATTNKEKLNFDEVDSTLKKLYPRLKAWYTWFNRTQKAVNNYTKHSTNPNEFHLDKRFIGYRWRGRDAITNKELNPKTLTSGMDDYPRSSHPVNDDGTSNIDSILNRANDFDFDASERHVDLHCWMAHGARIMNNLFNYLQPTGITNFKNKYSIHFWMLVESLDRLHWAQGNNDTSQTSTSKIPMYADYGIHTDDVRLEKLKGMQDSVRVVGRKSSPKWRFVDSHVGYNALFPMFFRLVKNSQRLNAILDLIEGTNNDSTGNHSLLTKRCGLRSLSKSSPLYKVRNTMHDPPYWRGSVWINMQYLACSSLYYYANLPEETESTYANNDEYENLEPIRYLDVKTKQRCARLYDKIRNDVIQCVYKEWKRTGYVWEQYDDEPVSDSILGLIHKGKGTRPFTGWSANVVLLMAEIY; encoded by the exons ATGGATATG ggTGTTGCAGTTAAGAAAAAAACCAGCTCCCCGACTCCAACTGTAAGATTTTCTCCGACGACTGCTATCATTGATCGCCAAGGCATCCTTAAAACAGAAGGACGTCGGCAACCGAAAGCCCAATCTGAAAGCAATCGGGACAATATTTATGAAGACAAGTTTACTTTAAGTCGAACATGGATATTATCGACGATTGTATTACTATGTGGCATTGTAGCATTGACCTATCGTGGATACTTAGATACACGAGCTGTCAACTATCCCTACGAAGGGCCAAAA GTTATACAGAAAAATAGTGACCTAACACTATGGGGTACTTACAGACCAGGCGCTTACTTTGGATTAAGAACAAAAGAAGCATTGGGAAAAGGTTCTGTGGCTGCTGGCCTTATGTGGTATTCACAACATAGTTTGATGAGGACTGGATCAATAGACTCTTCAATTCGTCATATGTGTGATAATGCTCATGAAAATTTAGTGTATGGTTATGTGGAGCACGATACTGTCAATTATGGACATCAAGTGATCAATGATGGAAAAGAAAATGGATTCAAATTACAAACTATATTTTTGAGacctaataataatggaaaaacaGATACATCAAATACTGATTGGACTACACGGATAATATATGAAACAAATAATTCAGCGTCATCAGTGTCTCTAGTATGGTATGTATATATTGATCCTGGAGAAGATGAACAATTGTTGAATAATGAAGAATATTCTCTTGGTATACTAAAAGGTGTAGATGGGATATTAGGAACTCCTTTAGTAACAATTATGGGATCTACTCCAAGTTTAAGTgactttaaaatgtctataatccCCATACCACccaacaatacaaataattttagtacacCAGCACTGCATATAAACACAAGTATAAGTAGTTCATGGTGTCCCAATGCGGCGATGTTGAAACAATGCTTAGCAAAATCAATGGCTATTAGACGGCAACCAGTAAAAGAGCCTGGAATTAGTTCACAAATAATGCTTGTAGACGAGAAGTATAGTATACACGATAATAGTCATCAAACTTCTAatcttttgaaaaattttgtaGCTTTACAAGTAACAATTACCCCTAATAGTAAGAAAGATATTACTTCTAAATTTAGAAGTTATTCTCTAGATGTAGCAtatactcaaaaaaataaatacacaaataaagCTTTATTTAAAGACGTATCACCTTTATTAGTGAGCGATAAATTTAGTTCAGTCCATACTGAATACAGTAATAGATTTCAACAAAAATTTCAGAATACATTTCCAATTAAAATGAAAGACAATACTGCGGACAAATCTTTATTGTTAGATTTTGCAAAAGTTACTTTTAGTAACATGGCTGGGAGCTTAGGTTACTTTTATGGATCATCTCTAGTGAgagatgatgatgatgaaaacaatttaagcaATGGTGGTGTATCAGAAATAGATATAGTGGATGCCGTTAAGTATTGGAGGGCCGGTCTACTGACAGCAGTCCCATCCAGATCACAGTTCCCTAGAGGTTTTTTGTGGGATGATGGTTTCCATGGTCTAATGTTGGGAAGATGGAGTGTTGATTTACAATTGCAAATTTTAGGCCATTGGATGGATTTGTTAAATCACCAAGGATGGATACCTAGAGAACAG ATTCTAGGCTCAGAAGCTAGATCCAGAGTGCCAGAAGAATTTGTGGTTCAAAGTTCACGGGCTGCCAATCCACCAACACTATTACTTACTGTTGACTTGTTACTAAGACAGATTAAACAACGGCGACAGGCCAAAGATGATGCAACtactaataaagaaaaattaaactttGATGAAGTTGatagtacattaaaaaaattatatccaagACTAAAAGCGTGGTATACATGGTTTAACCGTACTCAAAAGgctgtaaataattataccaaaCATTCAACCAATCCTAATGAgtttcatctagataaaagaTTTATTGGGTATCGTTGGAGAGGACGTGATGCAATAACTAACAAGGAATTGAATCCAAAAACACTGACCTCAGGAATGGACGATTACCCTAGATCATCTCATCCTGTCAACGATGATGGAACTTCAAACAtagatagtattttaaatagagcaaatgattttgattttgatgctTCTGAACGGCATGTTGATTTACATTGCTGGATGGCCCACGGTGCAAGAATAATGAATAATCTTTTCAATTATCTACAACCAACGGGTATaactaactttaaaaataaatattcaatacatttttggatGTTGGTTGAAAGTTTGGATCGATTGCATTGGGCACAAGGAAACAATGACACATCTCAAACTTCTACGTCTAAAATTCCAATGTATGCTGATTATGGTATACACACAGATGATGTTAGATTAGAGAAATTAAAAGGTATGCAAGATTCTGTAAGGGTAGTAGGACGAAAGAGTTCCCCTAAATGGCGTTTTGTTGATTCACATGTGGGGTATAATGCACTATTTCCTATGTTTTTTCGATTAGTAAAAAATTCCCAGCGTTTAAATGCAATACTGGACCTAATAGAAGGAACTAATAATGACAGTACTGGAAATCATAGTTTATTAACTAAACGTTGTGGCTTAAGGTCTTTGTCAAAAAGTTCACCTCTATACAAAGTGAGAAATACTATGCATGACCCTCCATACTGGCGTGGCTCTGTTTGGATTAATATGCAATACTTGGCTTGTTCATCTTTATACTACTATGCCAATCTACCAGAAGAAACTGAGTCCACTTATGCAAATAATGATGAATATGAAAACTTAGAACCAATACGGTACTTAGATGTGAAAACTAAGCAAAGATGTGCCcgattatatgataaaatacgcAATGATGTGATTCAATGTGTGTACAAAGAATGGAAGCGTACTGGTTATGTATGGGAACAATATGATGATGAACCTGTATCAGATAGCATATTAGGTTTGATTCATAAAGGCAAAGGAACTAGGCCATTTACGGGATGGTCGGCAAATGTTGTGCTCCTAATGGctgaaatttattaa
- the LOC100160370 gene encoding ras-related protein Rab-8B isoform X1, translating into MAKTYDYLFKLLLIGDSGVGKTCVLFRFSEDAFNTTFISTIGIDFKIRTIEMDGKKIKLQIWDTAGQERFRTITTAYYRGAMGIMLVYDVTNEKSFDNIKNWIRNIEENASADVEKMLLGNKCELNSGRQVSKERGEQLAVEYGIKFMETSAKASVNVEEAFHTLARDIKTKTEKKLKEASNPPKGGVQSSGGHHLRDNNGTKKLGQGGGSAAALNWLSSRCTVL; encoded by the exons ATGGCTAAGACCTACGACTACCTGTTCAAGTTGTTACTGATCGGTGACTCGGGTGTGGGAAAGACGTGTGTGTTGTTCCGTTTTAGCGAAGACGCATTTAATACGACGTTCATATCTACAATCGGCATTGATTTCAAAATACGAACCATTGAAATGGATggcaagaaaattaaattacaaatttg GGATACTGCTGGCCAAGAACGTTTTAGAACAATCACAACAGCGTATTACCGTGGTGCCATGGGCATTATGTTAGTATATGATGTCACTAATGAAAAATCATTCGACAACATCAAAAATTGGATACGTAACATTGAGGAAAATGCATCAGCTGATGTAGAAAAAATGCTGCTAGGGAACAAATGTGAACTTAATTCAGGGCGTCAG gtatcaAAAGAACGTGGTGAACAATTGGCAGTAGAGTATGGTATAAAATTTATGGAGACATCAGCAAAGGCTAGTGTCAATGTTGAAGAGGCTTTTCACACTCTGGCCAGAGATATcaagacaaaaacagaaaaaaaactg AAG GAAGCATCCAATCCTCCCAAAGGTGGTGTGCAATCTAGCGGTGGTCACCATTTAAGAGATAATAATGGAACAAAGAAACTTGGTCAAGGTGGTGGAAGTGCAGCTGCGCTCAATTGGTTGTCATCAAGATGTACAGTACTCTGA
- the LOC100160370 gene encoding ras-related protein Rab-8A isoform X2 — MAKTYDYLFKLLLIGDSGVGKTCVLFRFSEDAFNTTFISTIGIDFKIRTIEMDGKKIKLQIWDTAGQERFRTITTAYYRGAMGIMLVYDVTNEKSFDNIKNWIRNIEENASADVEKMLLGNKCELNSGRQVSKERGEQLAVEYGIKFMETSAKASVNVEEAFHTLARDIKTKTEKKLEASNPPKGGVQSSGGHHLRDNNGTKKLGQGGGSAAALNWLSSRCTVL; from the exons ATGGCTAAGACCTACGACTACCTGTTCAAGTTGTTACTGATCGGTGACTCGGGTGTGGGAAAGACGTGTGTGTTGTTCCGTTTTAGCGAAGACGCATTTAATACGACGTTCATATCTACAATCGGCATTGATTTCAAAATACGAACCATTGAAATGGATggcaagaaaattaaattacaaatttg GGATACTGCTGGCCAAGAACGTTTTAGAACAATCACAACAGCGTATTACCGTGGTGCCATGGGCATTATGTTAGTATATGATGTCACTAATGAAAAATCATTCGACAACATCAAAAATTGGATACGTAACATTGAGGAAAATGCATCAGCTGATGTAGAAAAAATGCTGCTAGGGAACAAATGTGAACTTAATTCAGGGCGTCAG gtatcaAAAGAACGTGGTGAACAATTGGCAGTAGAGTATGGTATAAAATTTATGGAGACATCAGCAAAGGCTAGTGTCAATGTTGAAGAGGCTTTTCACACTCTGGCCAGAGATATcaagacaaaaacagaaaaaaaactg GAAGCATCCAATCCTCCCAAAGGTGGTGTGCAATCTAGCGGTGGTCACCATTTAAGAGATAATAATGGAACAAAGAAACTTGGTCAAGGTGGTGGAAGTGCAGCTGCGCTCAATTGGTTGTCATCAAGATGTACAGTACTCTGA